The Mycolicibacterium mageritense genome contains a region encoding:
- the fadA6 gene encoding steroid 3-ketoacyl-CoA thiolase FadA6 produces MPEAYIVDAVRTPVGKKNGSLAQVHPIDLGAHIFRAVFDRNDVDPAAVDDVIVGCVDAIGGQAGNIGRNAWLAAGYPEEVPGVTVDRQCGSSQQAISFGAQAIMSGTADIILAGGMQNMSWVPISSAMIVGKELGFSTPTAESESWRHRYGDQEISQFRGSELIAERWDISREEMEQFAYTSHQRAFAAIRAGHFDNEIVPVGDFGVDEGPRESTLEKLATLKPLVEGGRLTAALASQISDGSSAVLLASEKAVNEHNLKPRARIHHISARGADPVLMLTGPIPATQYALEKTGLSIDDIDTVEINEAFAPVVLAWMKDLKADPAKVNPSGGAIALGHPLGATGAKLFATMLNTLERTGGRYGLQTMCEGGGTANVTIIERL; encoded by the coding sequence ATGCCTGAGGCATACATCGTCGATGCCGTGCGCACACCCGTCGGCAAGAAGAACGGATCGCTCGCCCAGGTGCACCCGATCGACCTCGGTGCGCACATCTTCCGTGCAGTCTTCGACCGTAACGACGTCGATCCGGCCGCGGTCGACGATGTCATCGTCGGCTGCGTCGACGCGATCGGCGGGCAGGCAGGCAACATCGGCCGTAACGCCTGGCTCGCGGCGGGTTACCCCGAAGAGGTGCCCGGCGTCACCGTCGACCGGCAGTGCGGCTCCAGCCAGCAGGCGATCTCCTTTGGTGCACAGGCGATCATGTCGGGCACCGCGGACATCATCCTGGCCGGCGGCATGCAGAACATGAGCTGGGTGCCGATCTCGTCGGCCATGATCGTCGGCAAGGAACTCGGATTCAGCACTCCCACAGCCGAATCCGAGAGCTGGCGGCATCGGTACGGCGACCAGGAGATCTCGCAGTTCCGCGGCTCCGAGCTGATCGCCGAGCGCTGGGACATCTCGCGGGAAGAGATGGAGCAGTTCGCCTACACGAGCCACCAGCGGGCGTTCGCCGCGATCCGCGCGGGCCATTTCGACAACGAGATCGTCCCGGTGGGGGACTTCGGGGTCGACGAAGGTCCGCGCGAGTCGACACTCGAGAAGCTCGCGACCTTGAAGCCGCTCGTCGAGGGTGGCCGCTTGACCGCCGCACTGGCCAGCCAGATCTCCGATGGCTCCAGCGCCGTGCTGTTGGCCTCCGAGAAGGCGGTCAACGAGCACAATCTGAAACCGCGGGCCCGCATTCACCACATCAGCGCACGCGGCGCCGATCCCGTGCTGATGCTCACCGGTCCGATCCCGGCGACGCAGTACGCGCTGGAGAAGACCGGCCTGTCCATCGATGACATCGACACCGTCGAGATCAACGAGGCCTTCGCGCCCGTCGTGCTGGCCTGGATGAAGGATCTGAAGGCCGACCCGGCCAAGGTCAACCCGAGCGGTGGTGCGATCGCCCTGGGGCACCCCCTCGGCGCCACCGGTGCCAAGCTGTTCGCCACGATGCTCAACACCCTTGAGCGCACCGGCGGCCGCTACGGTCTGCAGACCATGTGCGAAGGCGGCGGTACCGCCAACGTCACGATCATCGAGCGCCTCTGA
- a CDS encoding LysR family transcriptional regulator: protein MANLTQLEVLVAVVESGGFSGAAKRLYMSQPSVSNHIRNLENSLGVQLVQRSTQGARTTPAGDVVVEHARKVFELLRSMEHQVAGFQGLEAGSLVVAGTTTLGTYLLPRLVAEFAEQAPKVECQIRVGNEDAVENWVLRGEVALGLCADAPREEQLTAQAMFEEAMLLVAAPGSPLAGHALTPEDLVGQRFLMREMGSATRRQQETALRLWGLDSAAQWNLWGPDTLKEAVYAGLGVALLSEHVTARERASGLLVGLTVTPPPPSRTAYLVRRADRVLTPPEEAFVALVGGTASWPT from the coding sequence ATGGCGAACCTGACGCAGCTCGAAGTGTTGGTCGCGGTCGTCGAAAGCGGAGGTTTTTCGGGGGCCGCCAAGCGGCTGTACATGAGTCAGCCCTCGGTATCCAATCACATCCGCAACCTGGAGAACTCTCTTGGCGTGCAACTCGTTCAGCGCAGCACGCAAGGTGCCAGGACGACTCCGGCCGGGGATGTCGTGGTCGAGCACGCCCGCAAGGTGTTCGAACTGCTGAGGAGTATGGAACATCAAGTCGCCGGCTTTCAGGGACTCGAAGCGGGCAGCCTGGTGGTGGCGGGCACGACCACGCTGGGCACCTATTTGTTGCCGAGGCTCGTGGCCGAGTTCGCTGAGCAGGCACCGAAAGTCGAATGCCAGATCAGGGTCGGAAACGAGGACGCGGTAGAAAACTGGGTGCTGCGCGGCGAGGTGGCGCTCGGCTTGTGCGCAGATGCGCCACGCGAAGAACAATTGACCGCCCAGGCCATGTTCGAAGAGGCGATGCTGCTCGTCGCAGCGCCCGGATCGCCGCTGGCTGGTCATGCGTTGACACCGGAAGACCTTGTCGGCCAGCGGTTTCTGATGCGAGAGATGGGATCGGCGACACGGCGCCAACAGGAAACGGCGCTGCGGTTGTGGGGACTGGATTCAGCCGCGCAATGGAACCTCTGGGGCCCCGACACCCTCAAGGAGGCGGTCTACGCAGGCCTTGGGGTGGCATTGCTGTCCGAACATGTGACCGCACGTGAGCGGGCTTCGGGTCTGCTCGTCGGACTGACGGTGACGCCTCCGCCGCCCAGCCGGACGGCCTACCTCGTGCGGCGGGCGGACCGGGTGCTGACTCCGCCCGAGGAGGCGTTCGTGGCGCTTGTCGGCGGCACAGCTTCGTGGCCGACGTAG
- a CDS encoding MFS transporter, translated as MSSTFEKRASRDLVAVSEAKFSRLKWRMLLAAMFCYLFFYTGRQTFGFAIPGIQEDLGLSKTTLGSISGAMLWCYAAGQMVNGNLADKFGGRRLMAAGAVLSTILNWCTSFAVGSKSLAFFWGANGFTQAMGFPSGGRVISNWWGPHERGKSFGFYLFAAGLSSVLAFVTSTIVVDTLKMDWQWIFRIPVLLMLVGGITFYVVARDSPKAAGITPPESYTRDEEYVEATAQGVDTTRSLARYRAVLRNPKIWSTGVTIGFQNAARYGLLIWVPVYFLGKDWKEGGGGISPVWISVALPVGMAVGALTNGQLSDRMFGSRRDRPIMLFMVLGAVTATVMYVAHLGTVTGILVLFLTGFFVYGPHSTIWALCPDLVGTQMAGTATGVVNFFSYLFAGVAEPLVGHLMDHTGNAALIFPVVAGCCVASATAAATIRR; from the coding sequence ATGTCCAGCACGTTCGAAAAGCGCGCCTCTCGGGATCTGGTTGCGGTGTCGGAGGCCAAGTTTTCGCGGTTGAAGTGGCGCATGCTGCTCGCGGCGATGTTCTGCTACCTGTTCTTCTATACGGGACGCCAGACCTTCGGTTTTGCGATCCCGGGCATCCAGGAAGACTTGGGACTCAGCAAGACCACTCTGGGGTCGATCAGCGGCGCGATGTTGTGGTGCTACGCCGCGGGTCAGATGGTCAACGGCAACCTCGCCGACAAGTTCGGCGGACGCCGGCTGATGGCCGCAGGCGCCGTCCTTTCGACGATTCTGAACTGGTGCACCAGTTTCGCCGTGGGCAGCAAGTCCCTGGCCTTCTTCTGGGGAGCCAACGGATTCACGCAGGCGATGGGTTTTCCATCCGGAGGGCGCGTGATCTCGAACTGGTGGGGCCCGCACGAACGCGGCAAGAGCTTCGGCTTCTACCTCTTCGCCGCAGGCTTGTCGTCGGTCCTGGCGTTCGTCACCTCAACCATCGTGGTGGACACGCTGAAAATGGACTGGCAGTGGATATTCCGTATTCCGGTGCTGCTCATGCTGGTCGGCGGCATAACCTTTTATGTGGTGGCCCGCGACAGCCCCAAGGCCGCCGGAATCACTCCGCCCGAGTCCTACACCCGCGACGAGGAATACGTCGAGGCGACTGCTCAGGGGGTGGACACCACGCGGTCACTCGCCCGTTACCGTGCGGTGCTGCGCAATCCGAAGATCTGGTCCACCGGCGTCACGATCGGTTTCCAGAACGCTGCTCGTTATGGATTGCTGATCTGGGTACCGGTCTACTTTCTGGGCAAGGACTGGAAAGAGGGGGGCGGTGGGATAAGCCCGGTATGGATCTCGGTGGCACTGCCGGTCGGCATGGCTGTCGGCGCCCTCACCAACGGTCAGTTGTCCGACCGCATGTTCGGATCCCGTCGTGATCGCCCCATCATGTTGTTCATGGTGCTCGGCGCGGTGACCGCCACAGTCATGTACGTCGCGCATCTGGGCACGGTCACCGGGATCCTTGTGCTGTTCTTGACGGGATTCTTCGTCTACGGTCCGCATTCGACCATCTGGGCGCTGTGCCCGGATCTGGTCGGTACGCAAATGGCGGGCACTGCAACGGGAGTGGTGAACTTCTTCTCCTATCTGTTCGCCGGCGTCGCGGAACCACTCGTCGGCCACCTCATGGATCACACCGGAAACGCAGCGCTGATCTTCCCTGTGGTGGCGGGGTGCTGTGTGGCCAGTGCGACTGCGGCCGCAACCATTCGGCGTTAG
- the phnA gene encoding phosphonoacetate hydrolase, with translation MNDRTYVLPGAPVVVICIDGSEPDYHVEAMKAGHMPWLSRVLAGESSSWPAHCAIPALTNPNNLSIATGRPPGVHGISGNYIFDTTTGEEVLMNDKRFLRAPTIFAAASQAGFDVVVVTAKDKLRHLLGAGLVEEGPSLDGGGAFVAPSRTGICFSAEKADQATLADNGIDNVLEFVGKPVPEVYSADLSEFVLAAGVAILASRGADLMYLSLTDYIQHKHAPGTATANGFYAMIDSYAAQLEALGAIVVLTADHGMSAKTDETGTPRVIYVEDEVRRILGGEGVDGVRVILPITDPYTVHHGALGSFASIHLPTGTDQDLVISALKAINGVQAVYSRDDAVDVFGLPGDRIGDVVLMADAGTAVGRFAEWHDLTGLDAPLRSHGALGELQIPFIINRALPRPDLLDEPYGADAYVHNYDAFWVATTLVTQHQSRTAAAV, from the coding sequence GTGAACGACCGGACATACGTGCTGCCGGGAGCACCGGTGGTGGTCATCTGCATCGACGGCAGTGAGCCCGATTATCACGTCGAGGCGATGAAAGCGGGCCACATGCCGTGGCTGAGCCGAGTACTTGCCGGCGAGTCCAGTTCATGGCCTGCGCATTGCGCCATACCGGCGCTGACCAATCCGAACAATCTATCGATCGCGACCGGGCGTCCGCCTGGTGTCCACGGCATCTCGGGCAACTACATCTTCGACACCACCACCGGCGAAGAAGTATTGATGAACGACAAGCGGTTCCTGCGTGCACCAACCATTTTCGCCGCAGCGAGCCAAGCAGGATTCGACGTCGTCGTGGTCACCGCCAAGGACAAACTTCGGCACCTGCTGGGCGCCGGTCTGGTCGAGGAAGGGCCGAGTCTCGACGGTGGCGGCGCGTTCGTCGCACCGTCGCGCACCGGCATCTGTTTTTCCGCGGAGAAAGCCGATCAGGCCACCCTGGCCGACAACGGCATCGACAACGTGCTCGAGTTTGTGGGAAAGCCTGTGCCGGAAGTGTATTCGGCGGATCTGTCGGAGTTCGTGCTTGCTGCGGGGGTCGCAATCCTCGCCTCACGCGGCGCCGATCTCATGTATCTCTCGCTGACCGACTACATCCAGCACAAGCATGCCCCCGGAACCGCAACCGCCAACGGGTTCTACGCCATGATCGATTCGTACGCCGCACAATTGGAGGCACTCGGCGCGATCGTGGTGCTCACGGCCGATCACGGGATGAGTGCCAAGACCGACGAGACCGGAACCCCGCGCGTGATCTACGTCGAAGACGAAGTCCGCCGAATCCTGGGCGGCGAAGGTGTAGACGGGGTTCGGGTGATCCTGCCCATCACGGACCCATATACCGTGCACCACGGCGCCCTGGGTTCATTCGCCAGCATCCATCTACCGACAGGCACCGACCAAGATCTGGTGATCAGTGCGCTGAAGGCCATCAACGGGGTACAGGCCGTGTACAGCCGCGACGACGCGGTCGATGTCTTCGGGCTGCCGGGTGACCGGATCGGTGATGTGGTGTTGATGGCCGACGCCGGCACCGCGGTGGGCCGCTTCGCCGAATGGCACGATCTCACCGGGCTCGACGCGCCTCTGCGTTCGCACGGGGCGTTGGGCGAACTGCAGATCCCGTTCATCATCAACCGCGCGCTGCCGCGTCCCGACCTGCTCGACGAGCCGTATGGCGCCGACGCCTACGTGCACAACTACGACGCGTTCTGGGTGGCCACCACCCTCGTCACACAACATCAATCCCGAACCGCGGCAGCGGTCTAG
- a CDS encoding LysR family transcriptional regulator yields the protein MTLPSLHRLRVFTVIVDAGSVSSGARELGITQSTASTHLRQLEAEVGSLLIERTGRQFKLTEAGEVLLAHAYRMLAIADEALDDLAGISLRPLTGSLTISATTTTSEGAFLPGLLQDFSSTYPDVTIDVHIDNSSTAIRHTLEGKVGLGIIAAEVDDPALTVIPLPSEEQAVVVSGRHPLAGSAAEPRVLRGSIVLLREQGSATRTYQEALVNRWQIPDVRTWTLASTSAIVAAVAEGLGISCLPRIVCRDAFALGRVAELAIDPPPPARPVCFVRRTDHHLTRAEEHFLALVTEKCTRE from the coding sequence GTGACCCTGCCCAGCCTGCACCGCTTGCGCGTGTTCACCGTGATCGTCGACGCAGGCAGTGTGTCCTCGGGCGCACGGGAACTCGGCATCACGCAGTCCACCGCATCCACCCATCTGCGCCAACTAGAAGCCGAGGTCGGATCCCTGCTCATCGAACGGACGGGCAGGCAGTTCAAGCTCACCGAAGCCGGAGAAGTTCTGCTTGCGCACGCGTACCGGATGCTCGCTATCGCCGACGAGGCGCTAGACGATCTCGCCGGGATCAGTCTCCGGCCGCTGACCGGTTCGCTCACCATCAGCGCTACGACGACGACCAGTGAAGGCGCGTTCCTGCCCGGGCTGCTGCAGGACTTCTCCTCGACCTATCCGGATGTCACGATCGACGTGCACATCGACAACTCATCGACGGCGATCCGTCACACCCTCGAAGGCAAGGTGGGCCTCGGGATCATCGCGGCGGAAGTAGACGATCCGGCCCTCACTGTCATACCGCTACCCAGCGAAGAGCAGGCCGTCGTCGTGTCCGGCAGGCACCCGCTGGCGGGCTCGGCAGCGGAGCCACGAGTGCTACGAGGCTCGATCGTGCTACTCCGCGAGCAGGGTTCGGCGACGCGGACCTATCAGGAGGCACTCGTGAACCGCTGGCAGATCCCCGACGTCCGCACGTGGACGCTGGCCAGCACCAGCGCGATCGTCGCGGCTGTCGCGGAAGGTCTTGGCATTTCGTGCCTTCCACGGATCGTGTGCCGCGACGCCTTCGCACTGGGCCGGGTGGCCGAACTCGCCATCGATCCGCCGCCACCTGCCCGCCCCGTCTGCTTCGTGCGGCGCACCGACCATCACCTGACGCGCGCAGAAGAGCACTTCCTCGCACTGGTCACCGAGAAGTGCACACGGGAGTGA
- a CDS encoding cation:dicarboxylate symporter family transporter — protein MTLRSPANPPSRRTPWYRHLYVWVLIAMALGTAVGLVWPSAGKSLKPLGDAFVSLLTMTLGPLILCMVVAGIGAVANLGAVGRVALRSIIYFEIVTTIALALGLLAVNLIRPGVGLHADASSLELSDKVADGVAAGKELAWYDYFLQVIPSNIVASLADGAILPILFFAVLFGIGLQLLGERGRPVAQGVERVGEALFAVVRIVVWAAPVGVFGAMAYTAGNFGAASLGALLKLILTFYATSIVFIAVVLGGILLSVGLHPWRVLRYFRDEVLLALGASSSEVALPGIVRKLENLGVSKGTAGMSVTAGYSFNLDGTCIYLTLTTVFIAQALGIDLPIGQQVMVLLVMLLASKGTAGVTGGGFVMLTTSVSAIGLIPVSGVMLVFGIDRFMSECRAVVNSLGNAVAGLVIGRWQGEIRPAQVHAIIAGTSWVPDAPPLPAAPAAVASR, from the coding sequence ATGACGCTGCGCTCCCCCGCGAATCCTCCCTCCCGACGGACGCCCTGGTATCGCCATCTCTACGTGTGGGTTCTGATCGCAATGGCGCTCGGCACGGCAGTAGGCCTGGTCTGGCCGTCAGCCGGCAAGTCGCTCAAACCGCTTGGTGACGCATTCGTCAGCCTGCTGACGATGACGCTGGGTCCGCTCATACTCTGCATGGTCGTCGCCGGCATCGGCGCCGTCGCGAACTTGGGTGCCGTCGGCAGGGTCGCGCTCCGCTCGATCATCTACTTCGAGATCGTCACCACGATCGCCCTCGCGCTGGGTCTTCTCGCGGTCAACCTCATCCGCCCTGGCGTGGGACTGCATGCCGATGCATCCTCATTGGAGCTCAGCGACAAAGTCGCAGACGGGGTCGCCGCGGGCAAAGAACTCGCCTGGTACGACTATTTCTTGCAGGTCATTCCGTCCAACATCGTGGCGAGTCTGGCCGACGGCGCAATCCTGCCCATCTTGTTCTTCGCGGTGCTGTTCGGAATCGGTCTCCAACTGCTTGGCGAGCGCGGCCGCCCCGTCGCGCAAGGCGTCGAGCGGGTGGGTGAGGCACTGTTCGCAGTGGTGCGGATCGTCGTGTGGGCCGCACCCGTCGGCGTGTTCGGTGCCATGGCGTACACGGCGGGCAATTTCGGCGCGGCATCTCTGGGCGCACTGCTGAAGCTCATCCTGACCTTCTACGCGACCTCGATCGTGTTCATCGCGGTGGTGCTCGGCGGCATTCTGCTTTCGGTGGGGCTGCACCCCTGGCGTGTGCTGCGGTATTTCCGTGACGAGGTGCTGCTGGCTCTCGGCGCGTCGTCGTCGGAGGTGGCGCTGCCGGGCATCGTGCGCAAACTCGAGAACCTCGGGGTCTCTAAGGGCACCGCGGGCATGAGCGTTACCGCCGGCTACTCGTTCAATCTCGACGGCACGTGCATCTACCTCACGCTGACAACGGTTTTCATCGCGCAAGCCCTCGGTATCGACCTGCCCATCGGACAGCAGGTGATGGTGCTGTTGGTCATGCTGCTCGCGTCGAAGGGCACGGCCGGGGTGACGGGCGGTGGCTTCGTCATGCTGACCACGAGCGTGTCCGCAATCGGCCTGATTCCGGTGTCTGGCGTGATGCTGGTGTTCGGAATCGACCGGTTCATGTCGGAATGTCGCGCGGTGGTGAATTCGTTGGGCAACGCCGTCGCGGGTCTGGTGATCGGCCGCTGGCAGGGCGAAATCCGGCCCGCCCAGGTGCATGCCATCATCGCCGGAACCTCGTGGGTGCCGGACGCTCCCCCGTTACCCGCCGCACCGGCCGCGGTGGCGTCCCGGTGA
- a CDS encoding LuxR C-terminal-related transcriptional regulator — translation MAEVRWKLAPRQSVWERMDSALSSTAHHGVVLVGAAGVGKTEIARAVARRHAHSDPRAVTRWVAGTSSATHIPFGVFSHLVEVSGAGESAALLRTARETLCGGTDERRLLIAVDDAHNLDTLSATLVHQLAVSSGVRLILTVREGEPAPDAVTALWKDGLLARVDVEPMSAAEATTLLESVLGGPLETSSAAKINAASEGNPLFLRHLVDGALHSGRLRLVEGVWQLRGAIALSSHLSTLILQHLDSMPPAVRQVLEYLAIEEPLTLSDLAAVTGLDAVEQAEAAGAVTVTDRGGNTVVHPAHPLYTECVRGSMGQLIGRRLRTTLVAQLNTRPPEHVSDRLRLAALALGTDAPLSPTDLVVSAYEAMRLGDLVLGEQLARGALDRGGGLAARLPLAHSLAWQGRGRDADDVLAAVDPDTLSQWDLMAWALPKAANQFWMLGESRQAVDLLAQVRSRITEPAARDSLDALAATFALNTGEPRQAIEIAGDVLASTTAQDLAVAWAATSAALASARIGRFKDVAALADRGLNAQHPGLLRFTIGLGQTTAALMDCDLAGAEKLARHYLSFSEFQQPGRAIGDVLLAHVLMARGALREAASLLRQSAAALISTGYSWGPLALMYLAQTLGQQGDSSAAAQALQRAEAAHGMHSALYAPELELARSWTLAAARDVRGAMAAAREAAAVAESSGQLAIALRALHDGVRLGDTRLADQVQRIGKQLDCALAPLVYAHARNLADGDAAGLDAVAASFESHQLNLAAADAASQAAVLHGGAGKRALELKAKNRAAQLAVHCDTPSTPALARVLNPLPLTDRELEIGVMVAEGLTNKAIADRLSVSVRTVEGHIYRACIKLDVPDRAMLAAAISATQISRRANAAH, via the coding sequence GTGGCGGAGGTTCGCTGGAAATTGGCGCCACGCCAATCGGTGTGGGAACGCATGGATTCGGCGTTGAGCAGCACGGCCCATCACGGCGTGGTTCTGGTGGGAGCGGCAGGTGTCGGCAAGACCGAGATCGCGCGTGCGGTCGCGCGCCGTCATGCCCACAGCGACCCGCGGGCCGTGACCCGCTGGGTGGCCGGAACCTCGTCGGCCACCCACATCCCGTTCGGGGTGTTCAGCCATCTCGTGGAGGTCTCCGGCGCGGGCGAGTCGGCAGCGTTGCTGCGCACCGCGCGAGAGACGCTGTGTGGCGGGACCGACGAACGCCGCCTTTTGATCGCCGTCGACGACGCCCACAACCTCGACACCTTGTCGGCGACGCTCGTGCATCAGCTCGCGGTGAGCAGTGGCGTCCGGCTGATCCTCACCGTCCGGGAGGGCGAGCCGGCCCCTGACGCCGTGACCGCGCTGTGGAAGGACGGCCTGCTTGCGCGCGTTGACGTCGAACCGATGAGTGCGGCCGAGGCCACCACGCTGCTGGAGTCCGTGCTGGGCGGTCCGCTGGAAACCAGCAGCGCCGCCAAGATCAACGCCGCCAGTGAGGGCAACCCGTTGTTTTTGCGGCACCTGGTCGACGGGGCGCTGCACTCGGGCCGGCTGCGGCTGGTCGAGGGGGTCTGGCAGCTGCGCGGCGCGATCGCACTGTCGTCGCACCTGTCCACCCTGATCCTGCAGCACCTGGATTCCATGCCGCCCGCAGTGCGGCAGGTGCTGGAGTATCTGGCGATCGAAGAGCCGCTGACGCTGTCCGATCTGGCTGCCGTGACGGGTTTGGACGCGGTCGAGCAGGCCGAGGCGGCCGGGGCGGTCACGGTGACCGACCGCGGCGGCAACACCGTGGTGCATCCCGCGCACCCGCTCTACACCGAATGCGTGCGCGGATCCATGGGACAGCTGATCGGGCGCCGGCTGCGCACCACGCTCGTGGCCCAATTGAACACGCGCCCACCCGAACACGTCAGCGACCGGCTGCGATTGGCGGCGCTCGCGCTGGGCACCGACGCCCCGCTGTCACCAACCGATCTGGTGGTCTCCGCCTACGAGGCGATGCGACTCGGTGATCTGGTGCTCGGCGAGCAACTCGCCCGCGGGGCGCTCGACCGCGGTGGCGGCCTGGCCGCGCGCCTGCCGCTGGCGCACTCGCTGGCCTGGCAGGGCCGTGGTCGCGACGCCGACGACGTCCTGGCGGCGGTCGACCCGGACACGTTGTCGCAGTGGGATCTCATGGCGTGGGCGCTGCCCAAGGCCGCCAACCAGTTCTGGATGTTGGGGGAGTCGCGGCAGGCCGTCGATCTGCTGGCCCAGGTGCGTTCCCGCATCACCGAACCGGCCGCGCGGGACAGCCTCGACGCGCTCGCGGCGACGTTCGCGCTCAACACCGGCGAGCCCAGGCAGGCCATCGAGATCGCGGGCGACGTGCTGGCCTCGACCACCGCGCAGGATCTCGCCGTGGCGTGGGCCGCGACCTCGGCCGCGCTAGCCAGCGCCCGGATCGGCCGCTTCAAAGACGTTGCCGCCCTGGCTGATCGCGGCTTGAATGCGCAGCACCCCGGTCTGCTCCGGTTCACGATCGGGCTCGGGCAGACGACCGCGGCGCTCATGGATTGCGATCTCGCGGGTGCCGAGAAGCTGGCCCGGCACTATCTGAGCTTCTCCGAGTTCCAGCAGCCCGGCCGGGCCATCGGTGACGTGCTGCTGGCACACGTTCTGATGGCGCGCGGAGCCCTGCGGGAAGCGGCCTCGCTGTTGCGGCAGAGCGCGGCGGCGCTGATCTCCACCGGGTACTCGTGGGGCCCGCTCGCATTGATGTACCTTGCGCAAACCCTTGGTCAACAGGGAGATTCGTCCGCTGCCGCCCAGGCCCTGCAACGCGCCGAAGCCGCGCACGGCATGCACTCCGCCCTGTATGCACCCGAACTGGAGTTGGCGCGCTCCTGGACCCTGGCCGCGGCCCGCGACGTGCGGGGCGCGATGGCCGCGGCCCGAGAAGCCGCGGCAGTCGCCGAGTCATCCGGTCAGCTGGCGATCGCACTGCGGGCCCTGCACGACGGGGTCCGGTTGGGCGACACCCGGCTGGCGGACCAGGTGCAGCGGATCGGCAAGCAACTCGACTGTGCCCTCGCACCTTTGGTGTACGCACACGCCCGCAACCTGGCCGACGGTGACGCTGCCGGGCTCGATGCCGTTGCCGCGTCGTTCGAGTCGCATCAGCTCAACCTCGCGGCCGCGGATGCCGCGAGTCAGGCCGCGGTGCTGCACGGTGGCGCCGGCAAACGTGCCCTCGAGTTGAAGGCCAAGAACCGCGCGGCGCAGCTCGCGGTGCACTGTGACACACCGTCGACGCCGGCGCTGGCTCGCGTGCTCAACCCGCTGCCGCTGACCGATCGGGAATTGGAGATCGGCGTGATGGTCGCAGAAGGGTTGACCAACAAGGCGATCGCCGACCGGCTGAGTGTCTCGGTGCGCACGGTCGAGGGGCACATCTACCGCGCGTGCATCAAACTCGACGTGCCCGACCGCGCGATGCTGGCCGCCGCGATCTCCGCGACCCAGATCTCCCGCCGTGCCAACGCGGCGCACTGA